Sequence from the Acropora muricata isolate sample 2 chromosome 10, ASM3666990v1, whole genome shotgun sequence genome:
TCCCGTCATAACAGGTGATTGCCATGGAAGCTTATGTGGTGGGCGCCTTCCTTCTCGCCCCTGAAGACTAAGTGTGGAAATAAACTCAACGAGTTACAAGTGGATCTCATACTCTTAAGTGATGGCTGctacaacgaaaacgtcacaacAAAATAGAATTTAGCTTTAAGTTCAATGTTTTGCACTGATTATTCCATGTTAGTTACGTTGTGCGAAATATGCGaggtgcactttcgcttgcttggcacaagTTGTTATCATTTAAAGGCCAAGAATAAAAGattaaggagtttaagaagctacgacggcaactgcaaggaaaacgtcacattaaaattgaacttcacgTTAAATttagtcttttgcgattattctgTGTttatcacgttgtacaaaataggcgaagtgcactttcgcttgcttggcacgaatggttttcatgtaaaggcaaagagtgaaagatttactgatgcgagctcgcgttgtcgtcacaaaatcaaatatgaaaatttcacgtcgcacgtgcacgattatttttcttcattcaaacaatcaaatcaatgatttgtggcgttgtcgttaaggttgccgtcgtcaaatcttaaactctctattaaCTGTTGCGAGCTCtggttgtcgtcaaaacctcaaatatgaaaatctcACGTCGTTGTTTGGCACACTACTTCAAAAATTGGCGTTTTCgctgccgttgccgtcgtcatttttttagagagttttagcatcaacgacgggaacggcaacgacaacgccataaactaagaatttgattggtctagcgtggaaaaataatcgtgctgcacgtgcggcacgctcttatgaacaagtccgtgccgtcctctgcaaaacaacaacgtgaaattaccacatttaccgttgtgatgaatacttgagcacacaaccgttaatctttagttctgtgtatttactttgacagcgctcagactaatccagttgcagggtttttctttaacattgtaaaatgcaaacaagatgggataatcgcagaATAGTCGCAGTTGCGCAGGTGTTTATTTTTGAGTGccgtttttcttgccggctccgtcatcattgctaaaactccctttTAAGTTCAGGGAggttaagcaaccacgacgacgacagcaacatAAACCccacacatttgcatatttgacaatgaaaaacagtgtttttgcacgctttgcacgtgcatatttcatcttttgacattttgaagacgttctctttctttctacgacgtgaaatgacctgtttgacagttgtgtggacaacgtgagcatatgatgacaaatgttcaatttttgtcttcttatgtcccaagcgctggtttcaatttaattccaggatagttagaacacattttttcaaGTATAATAACTTTgtataattgaaaaatgattgcagaaacgcgaagttacattttcagatgacgttctcgcttccgtcgacgtcgtgtttgcttaagcttcctgaATTcaaagcaaggacgacggcaacggcaacgacaacacgagaaaacaatgatctgattggttgaatgaagaaaaataatcgtgctgcacgtgcagcacgcactttagtaacATTCTTTGACGTAGACTaccaaacaacaacgtgaaatttccaaatttaagattttaacgacaacgtgaacacacaacagtaaatctctcattctctaTATTAAATTCTACGGTGCTCTTACCGCTTCATTTTTAGCgtagtttgtcaacaatatagaatgcgcgcaaaagcaataatcgcaaaatagtcaccatttcgcaaatgtttatttttatgtgacgttttatctgccgtagccgtcgtggctgcttaacTTCCCTTTTAACTCCCTACTACTACAGGTGGGGAGACAAACCTCAAGTGTCTTTCTAAAACTGCTTATCAATCACTTAGTAGACATAAGGAAAACATAGCATGGCTAACATTCTGCCCGGCATTTTAATGATCAAATTACCGAGAAATGTGACCAACCGTTTGAAACATTCCAGTCAGGTTTTACGGCTGAGGAAAAGGAGAGGTTTTTAAACACAGGAAGCGTGGAACACACAAGTGGAAGAAGTAGCAGTGTTCCAATTTCGTACCGTTTTTATGCTTTCAGGGCATGAAATTCCAAGGTTAGCTGTGCCTTTGGAATTTGTCTTGCAGCGCGGACAAAAAGCTGTTATCGCGTGCAACTTAACTTACAGGGGAAGTGGAACGCCACGTCTGAACAAACTGTCGTGGTTTAATGGAGACAAGCTACTGAAAACCCAAGAGAATCCCAGTGCTGAAGCGCTTCCAGCATTTGTTATCCAGAATCCGGGCTTTGAAGATGTTGGCAACTACACATGCGTGCTAGGGGTAATGCTTCGGCGACTGATAGCGTACAATGTCACAGCTGAGACTACCGTGAAAAGTAAGTGAAGTTATATCAAGAATGAGTATCGTGCGATTGAAATCTTAACCGTCAGAGACTGGGGAATGAAAATGCGCTGGCCATCCTAGCACCATTACCATTCCCATTGACCCTCGCGCTCTCCATAtttctttacaaacaatgtCTCAGTGTTTCAGCTTCAATCATCACGAGAAACCACTGACCAACCGCTATGAAAATCTCACCGACTCAATTGGCTTGTTTCGAATTTTGCCAATGTCGAGTTGCAGAGAATAATTTGCattatttcttttcaaagtAGATTGTTTTGTACAATTATTTTTGTGCAGCGGGAAACTAACCTTATCAGTAGCTTGAGTGGAAACCTGTGACAACGGCCAGAAAAGCTGCGAAACACGGGCGTTACCATgtatttaaaaaagaaacaaaaaaaaacaaaaacgaattaATGGTCCAACGCCTAAAGATTCCTTTCTGAAAAGGAATGCATGTGGTGCCAGATTAGTAAGCTTGAATCTGTTCTTTTACCAGTTGCGCCATGGCTAGAAACAAACGAAGGAAGTAAGGTTGTTAATCAAGGACAGAGTGTCGCATTGGAGTGCAGTGCACGAGGAGTAGTTGCTTTGAGTGTGGAATGGAAAATCAAGCGGAAGATTGACGAAACAGTCAAGACTATCTCTGGTTGTTCCAGTAAGTTTATCTCCAGGAACATTCTACGTTCCTAACAATACGCCCTTAGGTTTTGTTGGCAGAAAACGGACAAAATTTTCATTGCAAATGAATCGTCAAACTGGCGGTTTGACCTATGCAAAGGAACCATGCAATGTTCAATGCGGTGTTGCAATCAGCGAAAATCGTATTATACGAACAGTTTCTATCctgtaaacaagaaaaaaagttagaATTCAACAACCAAGAAATTCCCGATTTCCAACAAACACTTTCTATATAATAGCATTTCATTCTAGATTTgtcagcctttttttttctttttattctttttttatgcGGCACTATGTTTCCCAAGGCAacacaatagggccatttatacgggagaaaataagacgcgtcttatgtaagacgcgccttacataagacgcgaactgtaccatttatacgttcgcgtcttacataagacgcgaacttctcgtataaatggttcgcgtgttatttttgatacagcctcatttacatgagaagttgccattagcaaagccgttagcaatatccaaaatggcgcgctgcaGCAAAAACCAAAAGtgtgccgtcattttaagaaggaagagacttcttcaaagatgttttttccactttgagaagtcctcttttcttgtgaagaccgtgctgttaaagaaaattcagaaacttgacgttgcatatagaagaatacaacagaaatccgagacgagtcggaagaaagcgatcgactgattgactgcaaagccattttgttagcctgggtgactggtcaacaaaatgacaatttgttgttgtcgtcacgcatatgacaggcatgcgcacttatagttcacgtcttatttaggacgcgaaaccatttatacgaggaagttcacgtcttacttaagaagcggacaaaataagaacagccaaaagttctgttccaagataagacgcgtcttatgtacgcttgttttgtaccatttatacgagcagttcgcctcttatgtaaggcgcgtcttacataagacgcgtcttatttcctcccgtataaatggccctaatatcCCTTCGGTTTCTCTTCGACTTAGCCGTAAAAGACTCTTGTGCGGTTCAATGTTAACCTTGTTTCAGTTGgcattgtgttttgttttacaaTAACTAATAGAATCTAACAAGTCGAAGTAAACTTAAGCTGCAGAGTTTTCTTCAGGGATTTCCGTGTTGATTTCTTATCCAAGTATAACTTAAGAAGGATATTTTGAACATGATTAACTGAAATCTTTCTTtgtacatgtttgaattgcatCAGATTCTAGTTCACCGGACAGTCGTTACAAGATCTCTCCCGGAAGGTCTAATGGCCAATCTGTCATGTCCATTGAAAACGTGGAAATAGCTGACACTGAAAACTACTACTTCTGCTGTCTGCCTTCAAACTGTTCTAACATCATCGAGCAACATCGATGTCAGAAGTTTACATTACTACTAGCTGGTAAATTTTCGTTTCGTTAATTTATTAGCTTTGTTTTTGTAATCAAAAGGCAGAAAGTGACCAAGGTTTCTTGACAGACGAAGACGTGTTTTGCAATGCAGCCTTTCTGGCTTAGTTGAGCTGGTTGTAAATGTAATGAAACTGCATGAAATCGTTTTTGGTTCTGTTATTTAGTGTATCATCGCTTTGGTTGAGGTAATTGGGCTCCACAGTCATTTTCACTGGCTTTTTAAACTGGCCTGATGTGGCTCCAGCTGTTGAAGAAGTGAGGTTACTGCGTTTTCAACcctaaacatgttaaaaacaGAGTTTGGAACTTCAAACCAGCTGTGATAACTTTGAAACGGTTAAAAAAAAGGAGATTGCGGTTAAGGCTTCCCGGCAAGCTAGTGATGGATAATGCATGAATACATCTGAATGGGTCTAGTAGAAGTGGTTAGAAGTCCATAACCCCGAAGTCTCGATCTTCATTGAAATGCGCCCTATCAGTTTACGGTATTTTCTATTGAATGGCTGTTGCTAGttgtaaaagaaaataatggcAATCCAACGTGCAGCTTAtttggtttgcaaccaatcagaagcgttGTCGCTATGAAGCTCAATCTGATTTCCCacaagcatagttagtagaggggaaatCAGATTGGGCTTCATGAAAGACATCACATTTTCGATAAACTTTGATAAAACACGATCATTCAGGGAAGCTTTCACacaagccgccatcttgaaatctaATTGTGCACCTTCAGCATCACGTGACATACCAAAAACTTAAACAAAGAGTTCTTCCTTTGAAGCTCGCCGCCTTTCATAGtcattcccctctactaactatgccaCAAGTCATCTTCATATAGTGATCCACTTATACCCATTTTGACCTGAGGACCCTAGAGCAGCGTAGACATTCTCATGCTCTCACTATTTTTCACAAATACATGTACAATATGGGAGCTATTGAAATTAAGGAGATGTTCACATTCCGTAATGATGAATAAGACCTTAGTTAGAGGCTTTAACAAGCTTCATCAACCTGCCTATAACAACAGATTTATGCATAGGTCATATCTTTACACCACCTCAAGATTATGGAACAATCTACTTCATTGTGTTAGGAGAGTCCCATCTCTGAATGCTAAATAATCATTAATCTGACTACTGAAGTTAAGTGTTATTGTAACTTTTCtacatcgtttgggtatttatATAGCTAGTTTTCCCTTAATTATTTCAtcctatttatttattttatgtcTTAATATGTATGGATTTATAGTTATTTGGCACGTTCACGTTTATACGAGTCTTGTACGCATTCGTGTAATGTGGATAAATGAAATACCATACCATGCCATACCATTATTTGGAGGGGCCTTtattctaaatttagaaaaTACTGTTAACTGGTTGGTCAAGGCCAAATGAGACATATTGAGACTTCTGGGTCATGGACATCTCAAGTGGTAAGTTCTTAATAGTCAGTAGCTTTCAAAATAAGTCCAACTGCGGACGTTGATAAGTTTGTTTTCTATAAGAAAATACCTATGTGATGCAAAGACTTCGTTCTTCAAGCAGTCACAAGAAAGAGATCGATGATtgcatttttttccttgttccACAGAATCCGCTGGAACGAAGACCGAAGCACTTCTGAGAGTAGTTCTTGGCGTAGTAGCTTTCCTTGCGCTTGGACTAAATTTCTGAGATGACAGGTTTAAAATGGTGCACAAAGTGCACTCTGAAATTTTGACTTTTACCTTATTAAACCTGCACAAAATAGTGATCAAGTATTTCTTCTCAGTGCGATGAATGACTTGCTGGCGAAATGCGAATGCTTCAAAGTACCGTATCTCTATATATAATGATGAACAAAAATTTAACCCTTTTATATTTGTCACTTAGATAAAGCCAAgaataagaaaaaacaaacaaacgaaatatGTATTTAGCTGAAATTGATTGAATCACATTGGTTCAGCGGTATAGTCCATTTCAACACTTTCAGCTCAGTTTACGCTTGGTGTTCTTTTATTCCAACCAAAATTTTCCCGCGCGTCGGTTTCTGAGAGAGAGGCGGGTGGTGGAGGGCTCTTCATTTTCCAAGGAATCGTTTtagattttcatttcatttatcaaTATTGTGCTGTCGCTTTGCCAAAATTGAGACTTGTGTTTGCATGCAAGGATAGTTATTAGAATTTTTGCTCGGTTATTGT
This genomic interval carries:
- the LOC136887719 gene encoding neural cell adhesion molecule L1-like isoform X1 yields the protein MTAFFGTEVKLFLLLPALSLSYAAFGIAKPFPPEHNYRVELESLEITCIAFDPAGIVVPKKIEFIRTNRFFRKHVIKENDRIEFTNRSAVIGSAIKLFVTLHIRNITIADDSQQNECKAYGVEGNSTVDAVRSFSVNVLRRHEIPRLAVPLEFVLQRGQKAVIACNLTYRGSGTPRLNKLSWFNGDKLLKTQENPSAEALPAFVIQNPGFEDVGNYTCVLGVMLRRLIAYNVTAETTVKIAPWLETNEGSKVVNQGQSVALECSARGVVALSVEWKIKRKIDETVKTISGCSNSSSPDSRYKISPGRSNGQSVMSIENVEIADTENYYFCCLPSNCSNIIEQHRCQKFTLLLAESAGTKTEALLRVVLGVVAFLALGLNF
- the LOC136887719 gene encoding neural cell adhesion molecule L1-like isoform X2 gives rise to the protein MTAFFGTELKLIVLLSALSLSYAAFGIAKPFPPEHNYRVELESLEITCIAFDPAGIVVPKKIEFIRTNRFFRKHVIKENDRIEFTNRSAVIGSAIKLFVTLHIRNITIADDSQQNECKAYGVEGNSTVDAVRSFSVNVLRRHEIPRLAVPLEFVLQRGQKAVIACNLTYRGSGTPRLNKLSWFNGDKLLKTQENPSAEALPAFVIQNPGFEDVGNYTCVLGVMLRRLIAYNVTAETTVKIAPWLETNEGSKVVNQGQSVALECSARGVVALSVEWKIKRKIDETVKTISGCSNSSSPDSRYKISPGRSNGQSVMSIENVEIADTENYYFCCLPSNCSNIIEQHRCQKFTLLLAESAGTKTEALLRVVLGVVAFLALGLNF